Proteins co-encoded in one Flavobacteriaceae bacterium MAR_2009_75 genomic window:
- a CDS encoding putative secreted protein (Por secretion system target): MEKKYPFKYSLKFLTALMLLLLVKTSLIAQSEPFDCDFNAYLFQYNDIYALDLASGSSYLVSENVAPGNINAAAYNSSDGYIWGYLSSPSKSIIRIGKDYSTDIYNIPELPDGGNKYVGDISIDGMYYIRSGSSTYYSIDLNPESNNYLKYVGSQKLSQNISIHDWAFNAQDNKLYTVERSTNILYRIDAVSGQVAVLGVVPILSGLNYTFGAVYFDVDGNFYVSANQTGSVYKIKNVHEITIGGLIDSNIFAFGPASSLNDGARCPTAPVPQEDCLNGIDDDGDGLVDCDDPACSGVAACPEITLTSGANSGGLESNDRLSSLISKRNYDRAKANYTFDKSAAKKLKKGLNYGKSGKYSAASIPLADLVPLGIVGETSTIESSPADLLDLTNASDIYSVDYLKGSDNIGALMVIKTEEKVYEHSKFICDRFLGAQLLSVSNIQLREKDFIKSIIKQPDGNTEFALTFSARLNANNNFVIESHWNIDAYADNTAYYNFQIWSNTVDDLLALADEILNLLEANTSIADYMGSTPPPVFVKSAKYAKGKVTLNLVNNNRSDQLNLDGGIKKTETMDTESMSFVAPIDGYLDSVSLETGSIFDFGFRVNNSKGGTPDDLFVADAPWGLDSSTAGTSVDIYEVTETAQPYMEEGYPVERNIKLKGNTSNYIGVYRALSPRFTPVDLSDYSKLAFDAAGSGLLEVKLTKGDGAIFTAQVNLAANSETFVLSDTDFEGPSGLADFSSLKVINFNLVSENGTEEEKELVLSNVNFNNKEKEQLFVLEDTNKSLLYPNPVEAEADIYFFEEAEGSYTFELFDLSGKKIMSHEMQGDTKKGQNKITVKKHSLSPGLYLYKLTSSNDKIWSSKLMIQ, encoded by the coding sequence ATGGAAAAAAAATACCCTTTTAAATATTCACTAAAGTTTCTTACTGCCTTAATGCTATTATTATTGGTGAAAACATCGCTTATTGCTCAGTCAGAACCTTTTGATTGTGATTTCAATGCATATCTGTTTCAATATAATGATATTTATGCGTTAGACTTGGCTTCCGGAAGCTCTTACTTGGTTTCAGAAAACGTAGCTCCGGGTAATATAAATGCTGCTGCCTACAATTCATCTGATGGATATATTTGGGGTTATTTGTCAAGTCCATCCAAGTCAATCATCAGAATTGGCAAAGATTACTCTACAGACATTTACAATATACCTGAACTGCCAGATGGCGGTAATAAATATGTTGGTGATATTTCCATAGATGGTATGTACTATATAAGATCTGGATCATCGACTTATTATAGTATTGATTTGAACCCAGAATCGAACAATTACCTAAAGTATGTAGGTTCTCAAAAATTGAGCCAGAACATTAGTATACATGATTGGGCATTTAATGCTCAAGATAATAAGCTCTACACTGTTGAAAGAAGTACTAATATTCTGTATCGAATAGATGCCGTATCAGGTCAGGTCGCGGTTTTAGGCGTTGTACCTATTTTATCGGGACTTAATTATACCTTCGGTGCGGTGTATTTTGATGTAGATGGAAACTTTTATGTTTCTGCCAACCAAACTGGATCCGTTTATAAGATTAAAAATGTTCACGAGATAACTATAGGTGGTTTGATCGATTCGAATATTTTTGCGTTCGGCCCGGCTTCATCTCTTAATGACGGAGCTCGATGCCCAACTGCACCTGTACCACAGGAAGATTGCTTGAATGGTATCGATGACGATGGTGATGGACTGGTAGATTGTGATGACCCCGCCTGTTCAGGGGTTGCCGCTTGTCCAGAAATTACATTGACTTCTGGTGCCAATAGTGGTGGACTTGAGAGTAATGACCGTTTGTCATCTTTGATTAGCAAAAGAAATTACGATAGGGCAAAAGCCAATTATACCTTCGATAAGAGCGCTGCTAAGAAGTTAAAGAAAGGACTTAACTATGGCAAGAGTGGCAAGTATTCCGCAGCTTCAATTCCGTTAGCTGATTTAGTACCTTTAGGTATTGTCGGTGAAACGAGTACAATTGAATCATCACCTGCTGACCTATTAGATTTGACCAATGCTTCAGATATTTACTCTGTTGATTATCTAAAGGGTTCTGATAATATAGGAGCGCTAATGGTCATCAAAACGGAAGAAAAGGTATATGAGCACAGTAAATTTATTTGCGACCGGTTCCTAGGTGCGCAGCTTCTATCGGTCAGCAATATTCAATTGCGTGAAAAAGACTTTATCAAGTCAATCATAAAGCAGCCCGATGGCAATACCGAATTCGCACTAACATTTTCTGCTCGATTAAATGCCAATAACAATTTTGTAATAGAATCACATTGGAATATTGATGCTTACGCTGATAACACTGCCTATTACAACTTTCAAATTTGGTCGAATACTGTAGATGATTTATTGGCTTTGGCAGATGAAATATTGAACCTTTTAGAGGCAAACACTTCGATAGCAGATTATATGGGTTCAACGCCGCCACCTGTTTTTGTTAAATCGGCAAAATACGCAAAAGGTAAAGTAACCTTGAATTTGGTAAACAATAATCGGTCTGATCAACTGAATCTTGACGGTGGCATCAAGAAAACGGAAACTATGGATACCGAAAGCATGTCTTTCGTAGCGCCAATCGATGGTTATCTTGATTCGGTATCACTTGAGACCGGTAGTATTTTTGACTTCGGATTTAGAGTAAATAACTCTAAGGGAGGTACGCCAGATGACCTTTTCGTTGCTGATGCTCCATGGGGTCTTGACAGTTCTACGGCGGGAACCAGTGTTGATATCTACGAGGTTACCGAAACGGCACAACCCTATATGGAAGAAGGTTACCCCGTCGAGAGAAATATAAAGTTAAAAGGAAATACTTCCAATTATATAGGAGTATATAGAGCACTAAGCCCTCGATTCACGCCAGTAGACCTTTCAGATTATTCAAAACTAGCATTTGATGCCGCAGGTAGCGGTTTATTGGAAGTGAAGCTTACGAAAGGTGATGGGGCTATTTTCACTGCCCAAGTAAATCTCGCGGCCAATAGTGAAACCTTTGTACTGTCCGATACCGATTTTGAAGGCCCTAGTGGATTGGCTGATTTCTCAAGTCTAAAGGTAATTAATTTCAACCTAGTCTCTGAGAATGGAACCGAAGAGGAAAAGGAATTAGTACTATCAAACGTAAATTTCAATAACAAAGAGAAAGAACAGCTATTTGTTCTCGAAGACACCAATAAATCTTTACTTTACCCTAACCCTGTTGAAGCAGAGGCTGATATATATTTCTTTGAAGAGGCGGAGGGCTCTTATACATTCGAACTATTCGACCTTTCTGGAAAGAAAATAATGTCGCACGAAATGCAGGGTGATACAAAAAAGGGTCAGAACAAAATTACTGTTAAAAAGCATAGCCTTTCCCCTGGACTGTACCTTTATAAGTTAACAAGTTCTAACGATAAAATTTGGAGCAGTAAACTTATGATTCAATAG
- a CDS encoding transcriptional regulator, with translation MKIRQATQEDIHAIIAMIANDQLGSLREDFQEPLPHKYYQAFENIDNDPNQFLMVMENDKKKVVATLQLSFIQYLTYQGGIRAQVEAVRVHKNYRGKGLGKKIFDWAIEFAKNKGSHLIQLTTDKKRPEAIEFYKQLGFIASHEGMKLHF, from the coding sequence ATGAAAATACGGCAAGCGACCCAAGAAGATATTCACGCTATTATAGCGATGATAGCGAATGATCAGCTGGGTAGCTTACGAGAAGATTTCCAAGAGCCACTTCCTCATAAATATTATCAAGCATTTGAAAATATTGATAATGACCCCAATCAGTTTTTGATGGTCATGGAAAATGATAAGAAAAAGGTTGTGGCCACACTTCAACTAAGTTTTATACAATACTTGACCTATCAAGGCGGCATACGCGCGCAGGTTGAAGCAGTGCGTGTTCATAAGAATTATCGGGGCAAGGGCTTAGGCAAAAAAATTTTCGATTGGGCAATCGAGTTTGCAAAAAATAAAGGGAGCCACTTAATTCAATTGACAACGGACAAAAAAAGGCCTGAGGCGATTGAATTCTATAAACAATTGGGGTTTATAGCTAGTCACGAAGGAATGAAACTACACTTTTAG
- a CDS encoding phosphoribosylformylglycinamidine synthase gives MIFFFGDASTKVFAVQTTGEISQEDTNKLIWLFGNQPQLNTASLDAFFVGPRAAMITPWSTNATEITQNMGVSGILRIEEFQTVSEDFTDFDPMLSQKFNGLGQIIFDIDVTPEPILEIENIRAYNEEEGLALSDEEVNYLNDLSEKMGRRLTDSEVFGFSQVNSEHCRHKIFNGTFVIDGQEMPSSLFKLIKKTSEKNPNDIVSAYKDNVAFVKGPKAIQFAPKTADKPDFYEEKEFESVISLKAETHNFPTTVEPFNGAATGSGGEIRDRLAGGKGSLPLAGTAVYMTSYSRLEQDRPWEQAMPEREWLYQTPIDILIKASNGASDFGNKFGQPLIAGSVLTFEHDEKNEASGHKARRLGYDKVIMQAGGIGYGKAGQALKDTPEEGDKIVILGGDNYRIGMGGAAVSSADTGEFSSSIELNAIQRSNPEMQKRAANAVRGMVESEENPIVSIHDHGAGGHLNCLSELVEDTGGKIDLDQLPVGDPTLSAKEIIGNESQERMGLVIGEKNIDLLQRIADRERSPMYEVGDVTGDDRFTFESKTTGEKPMDVNLSDIFGSSPKTTMADNSVKRSYQAPEYSLEFFQDYLDQVLQLEAVACKDWLTNKVDRCVGGRVAKQQCAGPLQLPLNNCAVMALDFKGKEGIATSIGHSPISGLIDPAAGSKNSIAEALTNIVWAPLKEGLKSISLSANWMWPCKNEGEDARLYEAVQAVSDFSIELGINVPTGKDSLSMKQKYKDGDVISPGTVIISAAGNCNDITKVVEPVLEKDGGSIYYINLSKDNYKLGGSSFAQVRNTIGNEAPTIVDAPYFKKVFNSIQQLIREDKIVAGHDVASGGLITTLLELCFADTDLGANLNLSELNEQDTIKLLFSENAGIVFQAKDNSIENHLSEQNIDFKKIGEVVSNSTLTIKNNGMEIGLNIESLRDTWYKTSYLLDHKQTANDLAKERFDNYKAQALSYSFPAKPKIDLKNFKVNTTSRPKAAILREKGSNSEREMANAMYLAGFDVKDVHMTDLISGRETLEDIQFIGAVGGFSNSDVLGSAKGWAGAIKYNEKANTAIKNFFARPDTLSVGICNGCQLFMELDLINPEHESHGRMTYNESNKHESNFTSVKIQENNSIMLSSLAGTTLGVWISHGEGKFSLPLTEENYDIVAKYGYEGYPSNPNGSDFNTAMLCDKSGRHLVTMPHIERSIFPWNWAHYPKDRNDKVSPWIEAFTNAKEWVENHK, from the coding sequence ATGATCTTTTTTTTCGGTGATGCCAGTACCAAAGTTTTTGCTGTTCAAACCACAGGCGAAATTTCTCAAGAAGATACAAATAAACTTATATGGTTGTTCGGCAACCAACCTCAACTAAATACGGCGTCTCTTGACGCCTTTTTTGTTGGCCCGAGAGCTGCCATGATTACTCCTTGGAGTACGAATGCTACAGAAATAACCCAAAATATGGGTGTTTCGGGTATTCTTCGAATTGAAGAATTTCAAACGGTTTCAGAAGATTTTACTGATTTTGACCCCATGCTATCTCAAAAATTCAACGGCCTTGGTCAAATTATATTCGATATCGACGTTACCCCCGAACCCATTTTAGAAATCGAAAATATTAGGGCTTACAATGAAGAGGAAGGCCTTGCCTTGAGTGATGAAGAAGTTAACTATCTGAATGATCTATCGGAAAAAATGGGCCGTAGGCTTACCGATTCTGAAGTATTCGGTTTCAGTCAGGTAAATTCAGAACATTGCCGCCATAAAATTTTTAATGGTACGTTCGTAATCGACGGCCAAGAAATGCCGAGCTCACTTTTCAAGTTAATCAAAAAGACATCAGAGAAAAACCCTAACGACATTGTTTCGGCCTATAAAGATAATGTGGCTTTTGTCAAGGGGCCTAAAGCTATACAATTTGCCCCAAAAACTGCCGATAAACCCGATTTTTACGAAGAAAAAGAATTTGAATCAGTCATTTCATTAAAAGCTGAAACCCACAATTTTCCTACTACTGTAGAACCTTTTAATGGTGCAGCAACCGGATCGGGCGGAGAAATACGAGACCGACTTGCAGGTGGAAAAGGTTCTTTACCTTTGGCCGGTACAGCGGTATATATGACTTCCTATTCCCGCCTAGAACAAGACCGCCCTTGGGAGCAGGCCATGCCAGAACGTGAATGGTTGTATCAAACCCCTATCGACATTTTAATCAAAGCTTCGAACGGTGCTTCCGATTTCGGAAACAAGTTCGGGCAACCTCTTATTGCAGGCTCTGTGTTAACTTTTGAGCATGACGAGAAGAATGAGGCGTCAGGCCATAAAGCCAGAAGACTTGGGTACGACAAAGTTATCATGCAAGCTGGCGGTATTGGTTATGGTAAGGCGGGGCAAGCATTAAAAGATACTCCAGAAGAAGGTGATAAAATAGTAATACTTGGTGGTGATAACTACCGAATCGGCATGGGCGGTGCAGCGGTTTCGAGTGCAGATACCGGTGAGTTCAGTTCTTCGATAGAATTGAATGCCATTCAACGTTCAAACCCTGAAATGCAAAAGAGAGCGGCCAATGCCGTGAGAGGTATGGTCGAAAGTGAAGAAAACCCAATTGTTTCGATTCACGACCACGGTGCAGGCGGCCACTTGAATTGTCTTTCTGAACTGGTAGAGGATACCGGTGGAAAAATAGATTTAGATCAACTACCCGTTGGTGACCCCACCTTATCCGCCAAAGAAATTATCGGTAATGAATCTCAAGAACGTATGGGGCTCGTAATCGGTGAAAAGAACATCGACTTACTTCAGCGTATCGCAGACCGTGAGCGTTCGCCAATGTACGAAGTGGGCGATGTTACCGGTGATGACCGTTTTACTTTCGAATCAAAGACCACTGGTGAAAAGCCTATGGATGTGAACCTTTCTGATATCTTCGGAAGTTCGCCAAAAACCACAATGGCCGACAATAGTGTTAAACGTAGCTATCAAGCACCCGAATATTCTTTGGAGTTCTTTCAAGACTATTTAGATCAAGTACTACAATTAGAAGCTGTAGCCTGTAAAGATTGGCTAACGAACAAAGTCGATCGCTGTGTAGGCGGGCGTGTAGCAAAACAACAATGTGCCGGCCCTTTACAATTGCCGTTGAACAACTGTGCGGTTATGGCCTTGGATTTTAAAGGGAAGGAAGGAATCGCCACCAGTATTGGCCACTCCCCTATTTCAGGATTGATCGATCCCGCCGCCGGAAGTAAAAACAGTATCGCCGAAGCCCTGACCAATATCGTTTGGGCTCCTTTAAAAGAGGGCCTGAAATCCATATCTCTTTCCGCAAATTGGATGTGGCCCTGCAAGAACGAAGGTGAAGATGCCAGACTTTATGAGGCGGTTCAAGCAGTCTCCGATTTCTCGATTGAGTTGGGCATCAATGTACCGACAGGAAAGGATTCCCTATCGATGAAACAGAAGTATAAAGATGGTGATGTTATTTCACCGGGTACCGTAATTATCTCAGCGGCAGGCAACTGTAACGATATAACCAAAGTTGTTGAACCTGTTCTTGAAAAGGATGGTGGGTCAATCTATTACATCAATTTATCAAAAGATAATTATAAACTAGGGGGCTCTTCTTTCGCGCAAGTAAGAAATACTATCGGTAACGAAGCCCCGACCATTGTAGATGCTCCATACTTTAAAAAAGTGTTTAACTCGATTCAACAATTGATACGAGAAGATAAAATAGTTGCGGGTCATGATGTAGCTTCTGGCGGATTGATTACCACATTATTGGAGCTCTGCTTTGCCGATACCGATTTGGGAGCGAACTTGAACTTATCTGAATTGAATGAACAAGACACCATCAAATTGCTCTTTTCAGAAAATGCCGGTATTGTTTTTCAGGCAAAAGACAACAGTATAGAAAACCATTTATCAGAACAAAATATCGATTTCAAAAAAATAGGCGAAGTGGTTTCCAATAGTACGCTGACCATAAAGAATAACGGCATGGAGATAGGGCTCAATATCGAGTCTCTGCGAGACACTTGGTACAAAACTTCTTATTTATTAGACCATAAACAAACTGCTAACGATTTAGCTAAAGAAAGATTCGATAATTACAAGGCTCAAGCCTTATCTTATAGTTTTCCGGCAAAGCCAAAAATTGATTTAAAGAACTTTAAAGTCAATACCACCTCTCGACCCAAGGCCGCTATTCTTAGAGAGAAAGGTAGTAATTCTGAGCGGGAAATGGCCAATGCCATGTACCTTGCCGGTTTTGATGTAAAGGATGTTCATATGACCGATCTTATATCCGGTAGAGAAACGCTAGAGGATATTCAATTTATCGGTGCCGTTGGCGGATTCTCAAATTCAGATGTACTTGGAAGTGCCAAAGGTTGGGCAGGCGCCATTAAATATAATGAGAAAGCGAACACCGCAATCAAGAACTTTTTTGCACGGCCGGACACTCTTTCCGTAGGTATCTGTAACGGATGCCAATTGTTCATGGAACTTGACCTTATCAACCCGGAGCATGAGAGCCACGGTCGAATGACCTATAATGAATCAAACAAACATGAGAGTAATTTTACATCGGTAAAAATACAAGAGAACAATTCAATCATGCTTTCGAGCTTGGCAGGTACTACCCTTGGCGTTTGGATTTCCCATGGGGAAGGTAAATTTAGCCTACCACTTACTGAGGAAAACTATGATATCGTTGCAAAATATGGTTATGAGGGTTATCCCTCCAATCCGAACGGCAGTGACTTCAATACAGCGATGCTATGTGATAAATCTGGACGCCATTTAGTGACCATGCCCCATATCGAACGCTCTATATTTCCTTGGAACTGGGCCCATTATCCAAAAGATAGAAACGATAAGGTTTCCCCTTGGATAGAGGCGTTTACCAATGCTAAGGAATGGGTAGAGAATCATAAGTAA